The Misgurnus anguillicaudatus chromosome 21, ASM2758022v2, whole genome shotgun sequence genome includes a window with the following:
- the ripk3 gene encoding receptor-interacting serine/threonine-protein kinase 3 isoform X2, protein MNSDMDAYCMRSDPIRDDSLERWSKIGSGGFGQIYRARHTEWGIDVAVKALLCEGSVSTLQREASLMFQGGNPNVLRIFGLYEGNLGIKENPSQFGLVMEFMERGSLADLLQNLGGPPAWPLAFRLSHQIGLGMNFLHHLSPSLLHLDLKPSNVLLDDSLNAKLTDFGLSRAARSLSKCVREQDEMEGGTLSYMPPEALKSVNYKPSKASDVYSYGVLLWSIITGQEPYRNVPSSLVRFRIPEGDRPDLKLIDCSQADGLGDIVKLMERCWEDDPSQRLTFRDCVNVTEKIFEKHKRGVIEAVNDVLKQLDNDICSSLKSIQITPKPQNVIRPPLSHCVTGPPPKQETAGDRNKDSRKTESSSHPIPANKKIPQKTPQRQTSSPGGVHIHMSNVSGVQIGNGNFMNIVQRPRQRHKTAPPSVDRTLNNSEKTS, encoded by the exons atgaactCGGATATGGACGCGTACTGCATGCGCTCCGATCCGATCCGCGATGACAGTCTGGAGCGTTGGAGTAAGATCGGATCGGGTGGATTCGGACAGATCTACCGAGCAAGACACACCGAATGGGGAATAGATGTTGCTGTCAAGGCATTATTATGTGAAGG atcTGTATCTACCCTTCAGAGAGAAGCCAGTCTAATGTTTCAGGGTGGGAACCCCAATGTTCTCAGAATCTTCGGCTTATACGAGGGCAACCTAGGCATCAAAGAAAACCCATCTCAGTTTGGTCTGGTAATGGAGTTCATGGAGAGAGGGTCTCTAGCGGATCTTCTGCAGAATTTGGGTGGACCTCCAGCCTGGCCGCTCGCTTTCCGCCTCTCTCATCAGATTGGTTTGGGAATGAACTTTCTGCATCATCTTTCGCCTTCTCTCTTACATCTGGACCTGAAGCCCAGTAACGTGCTGTTGGATGACAGTCTCAATGCCAAG CTTACAGATTTTGGCTTGTCCCGTGCAGCTCGTAGTCTTTCTAAATGTGTCCGGGAGCAAGATGAGATGGAGGGTGGGACCCTGAGCTACATGCCTCCTGAAGCATTGAAGTCTGTGAATTATAAACCATCCAAAGCCTCTGATGTTTACAG TTACGGTGTGCTGCTGTGGTCCATCATCACCGGGCAGGAACCTTACCGTA ATGTCCCCTCCAGTCTGGTGCGGTTTCGCATCCCCGAAGGAGACCGACCCGATCTGAAGTTAATAGACTGCAGTCAGGCAGATGGGCTGGGTGATATTGTTAAACTCATGGAAAGATGTTGGGAGGATGACCCCAGCCAAAGGTTAACTTTCAGAG ATTGCGTTAATGTGACTGAAAAGATCTTTGAGAAACACAAGCGTGGAGTGATTGAGGCGGTCAATGACGTCCTAAAGCAACTG GATAATGACATTTGTTCCAGTTTGAAATCAATCCAAATCACCCCGAAACCACAGAACG TAATTCGTCCTCCGTTGTCTCACTGTGTCACAGGTCCTCCTCCTAAACAG GAGACTGCTGGTGATCGCAACAAAGACTCCAGAAAAACAG aatCAAGTTCTCATCCAATCCCTGCCAATAAGAAAATACCTCAGAAAACCCCTCAG cGTCAAACATCATCACCAG GAGGCGTTCACATCCACATGTCTAATGTTTCTGGAGTTCAGATCGGCAACGGCAACTTCATGAATATAGTTCAGAGACCTCGACAAAGACATAAAACGGCTCCACCAAGTGTCGATAGGACTTTAAACAACTCAGAGAAAACTTCATAA
- the ripk3 gene encoding receptor-interacting serine/threonine-protein kinase 3 isoform X1 codes for MNSDMDAYCMRSDPIRDDSLERWSKIGSGGFGQIYRARHTEWGIDVAVKALLCEGSVSTLQREASLMFQGGNPNVLRIFGLYEGNLGIKENPSQFGLVMEFMERGSLADLLQNLGGPPAWPLAFRLSHQIGLGMNFLHHLSPSLLHLDLKPSNVLLDDSLNAKLTDFGLSRAARSLSKCVREQDEMEGGTLSYMPPEALKSVNYKPSKASDVYSYGVLLWSIITGQEPYRNVPSSLVRFRIPEGDRPDLKLIDCSQADGLGDIVKLMERCWEDDPSQRLTFRDCVNVTEKIFEKHKRGVIEAVNDVLKQLDNDICSSLKSIQITPKPQNVIRPPLSHCVTGPPPKQETAGDRNKDSRKTESSSHPIPANKKIPQKTPQRQTSSPGQFYRGVHIHMSNVSGVQIGNGNFMNIVQRPRQRHKTAPPSVDRTLNNSEKTS; via the exons atgaactCGGATATGGACGCGTACTGCATGCGCTCCGATCCGATCCGCGATGACAGTCTGGAGCGTTGGAGTAAGATCGGATCGGGTGGATTCGGACAGATCTACCGAGCAAGACACACCGAATGGGGAATAGATGTTGCTGTCAAGGCATTATTATGTGAAGG atcTGTATCTACCCTTCAGAGAGAAGCCAGTCTAATGTTTCAGGGTGGGAACCCCAATGTTCTCAGAATCTTCGGCTTATACGAGGGCAACCTAGGCATCAAAGAAAACCCATCTCAGTTTGGTCTGGTAATGGAGTTCATGGAGAGAGGGTCTCTAGCGGATCTTCTGCAGAATTTGGGTGGACCTCCAGCCTGGCCGCTCGCTTTCCGCCTCTCTCATCAGATTGGTTTGGGAATGAACTTTCTGCATCATCTTTCGCCTTCTCTCTTACATCTGGACCTGAAGCCCAGTAACGTGCTGTTGGATGACAGTCTCAATGCCAAG CTTACAGATTTTGGCTTGTCCCGTGCAGCTCGTAGTCTTTCTAAATGTGTCCGGGAGCAAGATGAGATGGAGGGTGGGACCCTGAGCTACATGCCTCCTGAAGCATTGAAGTCTGTGAATTATAAACCATCCAAAGCCTCTGATGTTTACAG TTACGGTGTGCTGCTGTGGTCCATCATCACCGGGCAGGAACCTTACCGTA ATGTCCCCTCCAGTCTGGTGCGGTTTCGCATCCCCGAAGGAGACCGACCCGATCTGAAGTTAATAGACTGCAGTCAGGCAGATGGGCTGGGTGATATTGTTAAACTCATGGAAAGATGTTGGGAGGATGACCCCAGCCAAAGGTTAACTTTCAGAG ATTGCGTTAATGTGACTGAAAAGATCTTTGAGAAACACAAGCGTGGAGTGATTGAGGCGGTCAATGACGTCCTAAAGCAACTG GATAATGACATTTGTTCCAGTTTGAAATCAATCCAAATCACCCCGAAACCACAGAACG TAATTCGTCCTCCGTTGTCTCACTGTGTCACAGGTCCTCCTCCTAAACAG GAGACTGCTGGTGATCGCAACAAAGACTCCAGAAAAACAG aatCAAGTTCTCATCCAATCCCTGCCAATAAGAAAATACCTCAGAAAACCCCTCAG cGTCAAACATCATCACCAGGTCAGTTTTACA GAGGCGTTCACATCCACATGTCTAATGTTTCTGGAGTTCAGATCGGCAACGGCAACTTCATGAATATAGTTCAGAGACCTCGACAAAGACATAAAACGGCTCCACCAAGTGTCGATAGGACTTTAAACAACTCAGAGAAAACTTCATAA
- the ripk3 gene encoding receptor-interacting serine/threonine-protein kinase 3 isoform X3: MFQGGNPNVLRIFGLYEGNLGIKENPSQFGLVMEFMERGSLADLLQNLGGPPAWPLAFRLSHQIGLGMNFLHHLSPSLLHLDLKPSNVLLDDSLNAKLTDFGLSRAARSLSKCVREQDEMEGGTLSYMPPEALKSVNYKPSKASDVYSYGVLLWSIITGQEPYRNVPSSLVRFRIPEGDRPDLKLIDCSQADGLGDIVKLMERCWEDDPSQRLTFRDCVNVTEKIFEKHKRGVIEAVNDVLKQLDNDICSSLKSIQITPKPQNVIRPPLSHCVTGPPPKQETAGDRNKDSRKTESSSHPIPANKKIPQKTPQRQTSSPGQFYRGVHIHMSNVSGVQIGNGNFMNIVQRPRQRHKTAPPSVDRTLNNSEKTS; encoded by the exons ATGTTTCAGGGTGGGAACCCCAATGTTCTCAGAATCTTCGGCTTATACGAGGGCAACCTAGGCATCAAAGAAAACCCATCTCAGTTTGGTCTGGTAATGGAGTTCATGGAGAGAGGGTCTCTAGCGGATCTTCTGCAGAATTTGGGTGGACCTCCAGCCTGGCCGCTCGCTTTCCGCCTCTCTCATCAGATTGGTTTGGGAATGAACTTTCTGCATCATCTTTCGCCTTCTCTCTTACATCTGGACCTGAAGCCCAGTAACGTGCTGTTGGATGACAGTCTCAATGCCAAG CTTACAGATTTTGGCTTGTCCCGTGCAGCTCGTAGTCTTTCTAAATGTGTCCGGGAGCAAGATGAGATGGAGGGTGGGACCCTGAGCTACATGCCTCCTGAAGCATTGAAGTCTGTGAATTATAAACCATCCAAAGCCTCTGATGTTTACAG TTACGGTGTGCTGCTGTGGTCCATCATCACCGGGCAGGAACCTTACCGTA ATGTCCCCTCCAGTCTGGTGCGGTTTCGCATCCCCGAAGGAGACCGACCCGATCTGAAGTTAATAGACTGCAGTCAGGCAGATGGGCTGGGTGATATTGTTAAACTCATGGAAAGATGTTGGGAGGATGACCCCAGCCAAAGGTTAACTTTCAGAG ATTGCGTTAATGTGACTGAAAAGATCTTTGAGAAACACAAGCGTGGAGTGATTGAGGCGGTCAATGACGTCCTAAAGCAACTG GATAATGACATTTGTTCCAGTTTGAAATCAATCCAAATCACCCCGAAACCACAGAACG TAATTCGTCCTCCGTTGTCTCACTGTGTCACAGGTCCTCCTCCTAAACAG GAGACTGCTGGTGATCGCAACAAAGACTCCAGAAAAACAG aatCAAGTTCTCATCCAATCCCTGCCAATAAGAAAATACCTCAGAAAACCCCTCAG cGTCAAACATCATCACCAGGTCAGTTTTACA GAGGCGTTCACATCCACATGTCTAATGTTTCTGGAGTTCAGATCGGCAACGGCAACTTCATGAATATAGTTCAGAGACCTCGACAAAGACATAAAACGGCTCCACCAAGTGTCGATAGGACTTTAAACAACTCAGAGAAAACTTCATAA